A genomic region of Hallerella porci contains the following coding sequences:
- a CDS encoding EF-Tu C-terminal domain-related protein: EMVTPGDTVTIDVELIAPVAMEQQLRFAIREGGRTVGAGSVTEIIK, translated from the coding sequence GAAATGGTGACTCCGGGTGACACCGTGACTATCGACGTCGAACTCATTGCTCCGGTTGCTATGGAACAGCAGCTCCGCTTCGCAATCCGCGAAGGAGGCCGTACGGTCGGCGCTGGCTCTGTAACTGAAATCATCAAGTAA
- the rpmG gene encoding 50S ribosomal protein L33 has protein sequence MPRELITLECTVCHQRNYDCDKNKRLHPSRVEYKKYCPFCRKHTVHKETK, from the coding sequence ATGCCAAGAGAACTCATTACGCTCGAATGCACTGTTTGCCATCAGCGTAACTATGATTGCGACAAGAACAAGCGTCTTCACCCCTCTCGTGTGGAGTACAAGAAGTACTGCCCGTTCTGCCGCAAGCATACAGTTCATAAGGAAACCAAGTAA